From the genome of Cryptococcus depauperatus CBS 7841 chromosome 1, complete sequence, one region includes:
- a CDS encoding vacuolar-sorting protein SNF7 encodes MSGWMSYFTGRKDTRESARDAIVGLRQQLLMLEKKEEFLQKKIEEEMRKAKANATSNKRLAMAALRQKKAYENELDKIAGTRLTLETQVNAIESANLNAETMIAMKKGADALKGIHSNLTAEGVDATMDKIREQMDLTNEISDAISNPVGMGIVLDEDDLKEELDALEQEQLDDRLAGADRVPNHLPASPIGQTTGKIASREDEDDEEAQLRQLQAELAM; translated from the exons ATGTCAGGTTGGATGTCTTACTTCACAGGGAGAAAGGATACCCGAGAATCTGCTCGCGACGCCATTGTTGGCCTCCGCCAACAACTGTTGATGCTcgaaaagaaggaggagtttttgcaaaagaagattgaggagGAAATGAGGAAAGCGAAAGCAAATGCGACCTCGAACAAGCGAC TGGCTATGGCGGCTTTGAGGCAGAAGAAAGCCTATGAGAATGAACTGGACAAAATCGCTGGCACAAGATTGACCCTCGAAACTCAG GTTAACGCTATAGAATCGGCCAACTTGAACGCCGAGACAATGAtagcgatgaagaagggtgCTGATGCTCTTAAAGGAATACATAGTAATCT CACCGCCGAGGGTGTTGATGCGACTATGGATAAGATTAGAGAGCAGATGGACCTTACAAATGAAATCTCTGATGCCATTTCCAATCCCGTGGGAATGGGTATTGTCCTTGATGAG GATGACCTTAAAGAAGAATTGGATGCTCTTGAACAAGAACAGCTCGACGATCGGCTTGCAGGAGCAGATCGTGttccaaatcatcttcctGCATCACCAATTGGACAAACAACTGGCA AGATAGCATCACGCGAAGACGAGGACGACGAAGAGGCCCAACTTCGTCAACTTCAGGCAGAGCTTGCTATGTAA
- a CDS encoding vacuolar membrane-associated protein IML1, translating to MKINYNHLDHLINGERADFGPLRYWRTRFILIPSGRDPISFPGIMPKNENLGSNDLLWLGAQKLIETLNRYLLKRPDGQSQQRSLKIVTTTFDPSTCILDEELMMDLARQITDELAGGKKRKLEGMTLANVAELMCQPQNGLVIRTRWWESREHLSSFNGFELREWLQNTFEDVTSREKAQEWAAELVTKGLIEHVTKSHGFLDYWHFYYRLKEPYNTLYGMGKKEKEGKHKSWFSTSNKGAKETSSEASSGGKVVTAAGGDLSAATTDMGAPSQSDKSKYVAELGHSPLAKIYLKSSGSDNDDGKEKKTKLRKKKIVMTQTRILDLDPSKKSDRAEVAILHTDVVHNARNAFHLELNWLGVTAALLEELRQKLAAQADRYGLRFVETPVEQIADIPKKCAYQTPILIRLAVAPPVITDLHTRLVAVAHGTGQAENYFEYSILTKKFNFVLDVEASDRYPDHVEIIYSYRKGNDKYTYSQFSHQTGLALVQCVGGENGFLWSDNRLIVSAPTRKGVGNRTDEARALRRELEAFCSNPEALKQFYTEVTPPLPKLGTNTPENISEAIEDQLATEEIP from the exons ATGAAAATCAACTATAACCACCTTGATCATCTCATAAATGGCGAAAGAGCCGATTTTGGTCCTCTCCGATATTGGCGGACACGATTTATACTCATTCCATCTGGTCGTGATCCTATCAGCTTTCCTGGAATCATGCCCAAAAATGAAAATCTTGGATCGAATGACCTTCTCTGGCTAGGAGCACAGAAATTAATTGAAACCCTTAACCGGTATCTTCTCAAACGACCCGATGGCCAGTCACAGCAAAGATCTTTGAAGATTGTTACCACTACTTTTGACCCATCAACATGTATTTTGGACGAAGAGTTGATGATGGATCTCGCTAGACAGATTACTGATGAACTAGCGGGTGGTAAAAAAAGGAAACTTGAGGGTATGACCTTGGCTAATGTAGCAGAGCTCATGTGTCAACCACAAAATGGGCTTGTCATCAGGACACGATGGTGGGAAT CAAGGGAacatctttcatctttcaacgGCTTTGAGCTTCGAGAATGGTTGCAAAATACGTTTGAAGATGTCACGAGCAGGGAGAAAGCTCAAGAATGGGCCGCTGAACTTGTTACCAAGGGCCTTATTG AACATGTAACCAAATCGCATGGCTTCCTCGACTACTGGCACTTTTACTATCGCCTGAAGGAGCCATACAACACTCTGTACGGGATGggcaagaaggaaaaggagggCAAACACAAATCGTGGTTCTCGACTAGTAACAAGGGGGCTAAAGAAACTTCATCTGAAGCATCATCCGGGGGAAAGGTTGTTACTGCAGCGGGTGGGGACCTCAGCGCCGCCACTACCGACATGGGCGCTCCTTCTCAATCTGATAAAAGCAAATATGTTGCCGAACTGGGTCATTCTCCTTTAGCCAAGATATACCTCAAGTCTAGCGGGAGTGACAATGATGAcggtaaagagaaaaagaccaaactgaggaagaagaaaattgTCATGACTCAGACAAGAATTCTAGATCTTGATCCAAGCAAAAAAAGTGATAGAGCAGAAGTGGCCATCTTACATACAGATGTTGTACATAATGCTCGCAATGC CTTTCACTTGGAGCTCAATTGGTTGGGAGTTACAGCTGCTCTCCTTGAAGAACTGCGCCAAAAACTTGCTGCACAAGCTGATCGCTATGGCCTTCGATTTGTAGAAACTCCTGTTGAGCAGATAGCAGATATTCCTAAAAAATGCGCTTACCAGACTCCTATTCTCATCCGTCTAGCCGTTGCACCACCTGTCATCACAGACTTGCACACTCGTCTAGTTGCTGTGGCACACGGCACCGGCCAAGCCGAGAATTATTTCGAATACTCTATTCTCACCAAGAAATTCAACTTTGTACTTGACGTGGAAGCATCGGATAGATATCCAGATCATGTCGAGATAATATACTCTTATCGAAAGGGAAACGACAAGTACACCTACTCTCAATTTTCTCATCAAACTGGGCTGGCATTGGTTCAATGTGTCGGCGGTGAAAATGGTTTCTTGTGGAGTGACAACCGCCTCATTGTGTCTGCACCTACCAGAAAAGGTGTGGGAAACAGAACAGATGAAGCAAGGGCTCTAAGGCGCGAGCTGGAAGCATTCTGTTCGAACCCAGAGGCACTAAAACAATTTTATACTGAAGTGACTCCGCCTTTACCTAAATTAGGTACAAACACACCTGAGAATATATCAGAAGCGATTGAAGATCAACTTGCAACAGAAGAAATACCAtag